GAATCGGGCGGACGCCTCGCGGAGAAGGGCATCAACATCGAGGACGCGCTCGGCGCCCGCGCGAAACTGCGGGTTCCCGAGGGTGTCACCTCCTTTGACGCCATTGAATTCTGCCGCCAACTCAACCTGAAACTCGTCAGCGTCGCCCCGAGGCGCGAAACCCTGGAAGAACTGTTCGTGCGGGTCATCGGCACCGCCGCGGCAGGCCGGAGATAACCCATGCAAATGCTTGATTTTTTCCGCGGTCCCTGGTGCATCGCGGTGTACACTTACCGCGAGGGTATCCGCAAGAAGACCCTGCTCGGCTTCCTGATCCTCAGCCTGCTTGTCATCTTCGGATCGACGTTCATCTCCTCGTTCCTCGACCCCACCTCGGACACCGACATTGACGTCAAGCTCATCAAGGACATCTGCGTCGCCACCATCTCCATCTTCGGCATGCTCATCGCGGTCTTCGTGTCCGCGTCGGTGGTGCCCGGGGAGATTGAAAACAAGGTCGTCTACACCATCCTGTCCAAGCCCGTGAGGAGGGTCCAGTACCTGCTGGGCAAGTTCCTCGGCGCGCAGCTCATCATCATCGTGAACCTGCTGCTCATGGGCGGCCTCTTCTTCTTCGCCCTGTACTACCACCAGCGGGTCTGGCCCACGCTCCTGCTCTGGTCCATACTCCTCACCTACTTCGAGTTCCTCATCGTCTCCGCGTTCACCTTCGCCGTCTCCTGCGTGTCCACCTCCTCCGTGGTCCCCACCATCGGCGGCCTCTTCATCTACATCACGGGCAACCTCACGGAATACCTGAAGGACGTGCAAAACCGCGCCGGGCAGACCGGGGAATGGCTCGACCAGACCATCGGCCAGGTCGCGCGGGGACTGTATGAAATCCTGCCCAACCTGCAAAGTTTCAGCCTGAAGATGCAGATCATCAACGGCATGCCCAACGACCCGCCGCGGGACGTGCTCATCCCCAACCTGATTGCCTACGGTCTGGCCTACGGCCTGGCCGGCTTCTTCCTGGCCTGGCTCCTGTTCTGGCGCAAGGAGGTCTGACCCCGATGGAACGCTTCCCAAGGCTGCTCCTCGCGGGGGTATTCCTCCTCACGGCCGCGCTCGGCGCGGTCCAGGGCGCGCGCGTCCGCCATCTGCGCGAGTCCGAGGCCTTCTTCCGCTGGATCATGGCCGCGGCGGTCAACGAGCGTCTCTTCCAGGACGACTCCCAGGAGTACAAAGACGCCGAGCTGTTCTCCCTGAGCAACAGCCTCTCGTCCGGGCTGGACGAACTGCTGCCCGACACGCCCCCCTCCGGCGAGGGGGAGGTCAGCGCCATCAGCCAGGTTTCCGGAAACTATGAAAACGACCGGCGCCTGTGGAACCTGGCCCGCAGCGATGAAATGGCCAAGGCCCGGACCGCCTTCGTTGACATGGCGAAAAAGCGCGAGCTGCGCTTCGCCCAGGACATCCAGTACGCCGAGGCGCAGGCCGGCGGCGTGGGCATCTTCAACCTGTTCTTCGGGTTCCGGAAGGTCGCGGCCAACTTCATCTGGATTCAGGTGGACCGTTTCTGGCACCAGGGCAACATGTACCGCATGGTCGCCCTGATGAAAACCTGCGTGGCCCTCGACCCCCATTTCATCGAGGCCTACCTCATCGGCGCATGGCACCTCGCCTACAACGCCACGGCGAAAATGTACGACACCCCCTGGGCGCAGCGGGAGTGGGACCCCCGCTACAACGCCTGCGTCGGCGAGAAGGAGCGCTACTATTACCTCGCCATTGACTTCCTCAAGGACGGCATCCGCCGCAACCCCCGCAACTACAAGCTCTTCTTCGACCTCGGCTTCGGCGTGTACAACCAGAAGTTGAAGGACTACGAAAACGCGGTCAAATACCTCTCCGAGGCCGTCCGGCTGCCCCATGAGCGCTGGGTGCCGCGCCAGCTCTTCATCAGCCAGGAGTTGAACGGACAGTTCGAGGAGGCCCTGGCGGGGTGGGAGGACTATGTGGCCCGGTTCCCCGGCACACAGACCGCCACCGAGGTCGCCCCGC
The sequence above is a segment of the Candidatus Hydrogenedentota bacterium genome. Coding sequences within it:
- a CDS encoding ABC transporter permease subunit; its protein translation is MQMLDFFRGPWCIAVYTYREGIRKKTLLGFLILSLLVIFGSTFISSFLDPTSDTDIDVKLIKDICVATISIFGMLIAVFVSASVVPGEIENKVVYTILSKPVRRVQYLLGKFLGAQLIIIVNLLLMGGLFFFALYYHQRVWPTLLLWSILLTYFEFLIVSAFTFAVSCVSTSSVVPTIGGLFIYITGNLTEYLKDVQNRAGQTGEWLDQTIGQVARGLYEILPNLQSFSLKMQIINGMPNDPPRDVLIPNLIAYGLAYGLAGFFLAWLLFWRKEV